Proteins encoded within one genomic window of Formosa agariphila KMM 3901:
- a CDS encoding siderophore-interacting protein — protein sequence MAFIEHIIKKIMDSGVITSKTQLSKSVFKIEIHSEAVKPMDFIPGCFIRLGVGIGQAASSKKDMVRSYSIWSIDKDNNTFSLAIATHSNGIGAQWVKDCKVGDSVYYKVKRGKFTVDTTADSYLMLGDLSALSHLYIINRYLPKDKHVESIIYNKNIPELYADIDDEKPFNLYSIEENNIKEIIAKIDEVIPHLKGVKMAYIAGDSRVCIAVNNYLRKELKWDTKHIKTKPFWNPDKKGLE from the coding sequence ATGGCGTTTATAGAACATATTATTAAGAAAATAATGGATAGTGGCGTAATAACTTCTAAAACACAACTCTCTAAAAGTGTATTTAAAATTGAAATCCATAGTGAAGCTGTAAAACCAATGGATTTTATACCGGGCTGTTTTATTCGCTTAGGCGTAGGTATTGGTCAAGCAGCCAGCTCGAAAAAAGATATGGTAAGAAGCTATTCTATTTGGAGTATAGATAAAGATAACAACACATTTAGTCTTGCTATAGCTACGCATAGCAATGGAATTGGCGCCCAATGGGTTAAAGATTGTAAGGTTGGCGACTCTGTTTATTATAAAGTAAAAAGAGGGAAATTTACCGTAGATACTACTGCAGATAGCTATTTAATGCTTGGCGACCTATCTGCATTATCGCATTTATATATCATCAATAGATATTTACCAAAAGATAAACATGTGGAAAGTATTATTTATAACAAGAACATTCCAGAATTATACGCCGATATAGATGATGAAAAACCATTTAACCTTTATAGTATAGAAGAAAACAATATAAAAGAAATTATAGCTAAAATAGATGAAGTAATCCCTCATCTTAAAGGCGTTAAAATGGCTTATATTGCTGGTGACAGTAGGGTTTGCATTGCTGTAAATAACTATCTAAGAAAAGAGCTAAAATGGGATACGAAACACATTAAAACTAAGCCGTTTTGGAATCCTGATAAAAAAGGATTGGAATAA
- a CDS encoding DUF4405 domain-containing protein: protein MILVLIPQSTGIAIHEWLSFIILIPFFLHLIINWNWITKHSKNLFKKKLHKTKFDYVFNWILYIVMLLVTVSGIVISEAALPAIGIHFSINPFWTMLHNASATLFIALLGIHLALHWNWIVKTLQKLKFVSEFHNIKQISNILRNRKTEFLILIALSIILSLGIWLIEFTDWAETITRNSTKNITASGPKKAGIQWLMYILPLVKVTVFLCIPAVLTRVIIYLKVKLKN from the coding sequence ATGATTCTTGTGCTTATACCTCAAAGTACAGGAATAGCAATACATGAATGGTTGAGTTTTATAATCTTAATCCCATTTTTCTTACATCTAATCATTAATTGGAACTGGATTACAAAACATTCCAAAAATCTATTCAAAAAAAAATTACACAAAACCAAGTTTGATTACGTGTTCAATTGGATTTTATATATAGTCATGCTATTGGTAACTGTTTCAGGAATTGTAATATCTGAAGCTGCTTTACCTGCTATAGGCATCCATTTTAGTATAAATCCGTTTTGGACGATGTTACATAATGCTTCGGCAACACTATTTATAGCACTTTTAGGAATTCACTTGGCACTACATTGGAACTGGATTGTAAAAACACTTCAAAAATTAAAGTTTGTATCCGAATTTCATAATATAAAACAAATCTCAAATATTCTTCGTAATCGTAAAACAGAATTCCTAATTCTTATCGCTCTAAGTATAATACTTTCTCTAGGTATCTGGCTTATAGAGTTTACAGACTGGGCAGAAACTATAACACGTAACAGCACTAAAAACATAACAGCATCAGGACCTAAAAAGGCAGGAATACAATGGTTAATGTATATTCTTCCATTAGTAAAAGTAACTGTCTTTTTATGTATTCCTGCTGTTTTAACACGAGTAATAATTTATTTAAAAGTAAAACTGAAAAACTAA
- a CDS encoding MarR family winged helix-turn-helix transcriptional regulator translates to MEKYVFTDSVGFLTTTISRILQQKLQARFKNTRLNTTPEQWRLLVLISNEGEMNQSQLAELQHKNRAAIKRLIDHLENKKLVTRNSGKDSRSYTISLTQEGKHVVQVFNKASHETVKEALSCFSEAEAKDLNKLLNKLLNNIN, encoded by the coding sequence ATGGAAAAGTATGTATTTACGGATTCGGTTGGCTTTTTAACCACTACCATATCTAGAATATTACAGCAAAAATTACAAGCTAGATTTAAAAACACTAGATTAAATACTACGCCCGAACAATGGCGATTATTGGTTCTTATATCTAATGAAGGGGAGATGAATCAAAGTCAGCTTGCAGAACTTCAGCATAAAAATAGGGCTGCAATTAAACGATTAATAGATCATTTAGAAAACAAAAAACTAGTAACAAGAAATTCAGGAAAAGATTCTAGGTCGTATACCATATCACTAACCCAAGAAGGTAAACATGTCGTACAGGTATTTAATAAAGCATCTCATGAAACTGTAAAAGAAGCATTAAGCTGTTTTTCTGAGGCCGAAGCAAAAGATTTAAATAAACTGCTTAACAAATTACTTAATAATATTAATTAA